In Deinococcus maricopensis DSM 21211, the sequence AATGGCACGATGATGGTGCCGCTGGGCTTCAGGCCGTCCAGCAGCTTCCGGTAGTCGTTCTCGAACGTGGCGGGCGGCGTCGCGCCCGACGGGGTGCCCGCCAGGGTGGCGGCCAGGACGTCGTTCGCGCCGATCCACACGGTCAGGAACTGCGCCTTGGCTTTCACTGCGGCGGTGACCTGCGTGTCCTGCGGCCCCAGGATCAGGTTGTACAGCGCGGCGGCCGACGCGCTCTTGCCCTGGAAGGTGGCGACGCTGCTGTTCAGCAGGTCCGCGACCTTCGCGCCCGGCACGGCGAAGTTCGTGACGACCGCGTCCGGGTTCGCACGCACGCACGAGTCGGCGGTGGCGGTTTTGCCTGGAGGGGGTGGGCAGCCGGGACCTTTGCCTTCGGGGCTGTGGGCGGTGACGCCCGCACGCTGGCCGAACAGCACGGCGTAACTGCTGCGCTGCCCTTCGGCGGTCAGCGAGGTCGACTGGTACCCGGCGGTGATGCTGTCACCCAGCGCCACGTACGACGTGACGGGCGTGGAGAAATTCAGGGTGCCGCAACTGCCGAGCAGCAGCGCCGTGCCCATGAGCATGAGTTGTTTCACGTCTTCATTCTAGTCCTGCGGGCCGAGCCAACAGAAGCCAGCCCGAACATCGTTCGGGC encodes:
- a CDS encoding SGNH/GDSL hydrolase family protein, with amino-acid sequence MKQLMLMGTALLLGSCGTLNFSTPVTSYVALGDSITAGYQSTSLTAEGQRSSYAVLFGQRAGVTAHSPEGKGPGCPPPPGKTATADSCVRANPDAVVTNFAVPGAKVADLLNSSVATFQGKSASAAALYNLILGPQDTQVTAAVKAKAQFLTVWIGANDVLAATLAGTPSGATPPATFENDYRKLLDGLKPSGTIIVPFTVPDVTSVPLLVPAALAFKLGLGDASCENSVNKVNLGVAQQLKPMSCADDAPGVLSPAELKTATDTVEAYNSSIRKLAAERGLRVFDVNPTLHALNGAYDPTAPQTPFGPNFSLDGVHPSSSAHAKFAVTLAQFFNSTFGTRVRVN